One Aegilops tauschii subsp. strangulata cultivar AL8/78 chromosome 7, Aet v6.0, whole genome shotgun sequence genomic window carries:
- the LOC109733730 gene encoding DNA-directed RNA polymerase II subunit RPB1 translates to MDARFPYSPAEVAKVQLMQFGILSPDEIRQMSVAVIEHAETMERGKAKPGGLSDPRLGTIDEKIKCDTCMAGMAECPGHFGHLELAKPMFHIGFIKTVLSIMRCVCFNCSKILADEEDTKFKQALKISNPKNRLRRIYDACKSKKTCAGSDELEVQDQQDTDEPVKKRGGCGAQQPSITVDGMKMVAEFEATKKKTDDQDQLPELVERKQILCAERVLNVLKHISDEDCLLLGLNPKCARPDWMILQVLPIPPPPVRPSVTVDTSSRTEDDLTHQLAMIIRHNENLRRQERNGAPTHIITEFAQLLQFHIATYFGNDLPGQPRANQHSGRPIKSICSRLKAKEGWIRGNLMGKRVDFSARTVVTPDPNINIDQLGVPWSVSLNLTYPETVTPYNIERLKELVEYGPHPPPGKTGAKYIIREDGQRLDLRYVKKSSDQHLELGYKVERHLNDGDFVLFNRQPSPHKMPIMGHRVKIMPCSTFRLNLSVTSPYNADFDADEMNMHVPQSFETTAVVLELMMVSKCIVSPQANIPAMGIVQDTLLGCRKITKRDTLIEKDVFMNMLMWWEDFDGKVPAPAILKPRPIWTGKQVFNLIIPKLINLISFSAWHAETECGFITPGDTMVRIEKGELLSGTLCKKTLGTSTGSLIRVIWEEAGPDAALKFLGNTQSLVNYWLLQNGFSIGIGDAIADADTMEKIDVTIGTAKNDLKELIKQAQEKNLEPEPGLTMMESFENRVNQILSKAYDDAGSSAQKGLSESNNLKAMVTAGSNGSFINISQMTACLGQQKIEGKRIPFGFVDRTLPHFTKDDYGPESRGFVQNSYLRGLAPQEFFFHAMVSREGLIATAVKTPRQHSAEAREGYGGHHGET, encoded by the exons ATGGACGCGAGATTCCCGTACTCGCCGGCCGAGGTGGCCAAGGTGCAGCTCATGCAGTTCGGCATCCTCAGCCCGGATGAAATC AGGCAAATGTCAGTGGCGGTGATAGAGCACGCAGAGACCATGGAGAGGGGAAAGGCGAAGCCTGGGGGTTTGAGTGACCCTCGTTTGGGTACTATTGACGAGAAGATCAAGTGTGATACATGTATGGCTGGGATGGCTGAGTGCCCGGGCCACTTTGGCCACCTTGAGCTTGCAAAGCCAATGTTCCACATCGGCTTCATCAAGACTGTACTCTCCATAATGCGATGTGTGTGCTTCAACTGTTCCAAGATCCTGGCAGATGAGGAGGATACCAAGTTCAAGCAGGCTCTGAAAATCAGTAACCCAAAAAATAGATTAAGAAGAATATATGATGCTTGCAAGAGCAAAAAGACTTGTGCTGGGAGTGATGAACTTGAGGTTCAAGATCAGCAGGACACTGATGAGCCAGTAAAGAAAAGAGGTGGTTGTGGTGCTCAGCAGCCAAGTATCACAGTTGATGGTATGAAGATGGTTGCGGAGTTTGAAGCAACAAAGAAGAAAACTGATGATCAAGATCAACTCCCTGAACTAGTGGAGCGAAAGCAAATTCTCTGTGCTGAGAGGGTCCTTAATGTTCTCAAGCATATAAGTGATGAGGACTGTCTTTTGTTGGGCCTGAATCCTAAATGCGCTCGTCCTGATTGGATGATACTGCAAGTTCTTCCGATTCCTCCACCGCCTGTGAGACCATCTGTCACGGTGGATACTTCCTCCAGAACTGAGGATGATTTGACTCATCAATTAGCGATGATAATTCGACATAATGAGAATTTGAGGAGGCAAGAGAGAAATGGAGCCCCAACTCACATTATAACAGAGTTCGCTCAGCTGTTGCAGTTTCACATTGCAACGTACTTCGGCAATGATCTTCCTGGACAACCAAGGGCAAATCAGCATTCTGGAAGGCCTATAAAATCAATTTGCAGCAGGCTGAAAGCAAAAGAAGGTTGGATTAGAGGAAACTTAATGGGGAAGCGTGTTGATTTCTCAGCTCGTACTGTCGTCACACCAGATCCAAACATCAACATTGATCAATTGGGGGTACCATGGAGTGTTTCTTTGAATCTGACATACCCAGAAACTGTCACTCCATATAACATCGAGAGGTTGAAAGAGCTAGTAGAATATGGGCCTCACCCTCCCCCAGGGAAGACAGGTGCAAAGTACATTATCAGGGAAGATGGTCAGAGGCTGGATCTTCGCTATGTGAAGAAAAGTAGTGATCAGCATTTGGAGCTGGGTTACAAGGTGGAAAGACACCTCAATGATGGAGATTTTGTTCTTTTCAACCGGCAACCAAGCCCTCATAAAATGCCTATCATGGGGCATCGTGTTAAAATTATGCCCTGCTCAACTTTCCGCCTGAACTTGTCTGTCACATCACCGTACAATGCAGATTTTGATGCGGAtgaaatgaatatgcatgttccTCAGTCATTTGAGACCACAGCTGTAGTTTTAGAGTTGATGATGGTGTCAAAATGCATTGTCTCACCTCAAGCGAATATACCTGCTATGGGTATTGTCCAGGACACACTTCTTGGGTGTCGAAAAATCACCAAAAGGGACACTCTTATTGAAAAGGATGTATTTATGAACATGTTAATGTGGTGGGAAGATTTTGATGGGAAGGTCCCTGCCCCTGCCATTTTGAAACCAAGGCCGATTTGGACTGGCAAACAAGTTTTCAACTTGATTATCCCCAAGCTAATCAATTTAATAAGTTTCTCAGCCTGGCATGCTGAAACAGAGTGTGGATTTATTACTCCTGGTGATACTATGGTCCGGATAGAGAAGGGAGAGCTTCTGTCTGGTACACTCTGCAAAAAAACACTCGGGACCTCAACTGGAAGTCTCATTCGTGTTATTTGGGAAGAGGCAGGGCCAGATGCTGCACTGAAGTTCTTGGGTAATACACAGTCGCTGGTCAACTACTGGCTTCTGCAAAATGGTTTCAGTATTGGTATTGGAGATGCAATTGCAGATGCAGATACTATGGAGAAGATTGATGTGACAATTGGAACAGCTAAGAATGATCTGAAGGAGCTTATTAagcaagcacaagagaagaacTTGGAACCTGAGCCAGGACTCACAATGATGGAATCATTTGAAAACCGAGTAAATCAGATTCTCAGCAAGGCTTATGATGATGCTGGGAGTAGTGCTCAGAAGGGTTTGTCTGAGAGCAACAATTTGAAAGCTATGGTCACTGCAGGCTCGAATGGCAGTTTCATTAATATTTCACAAATGACTGCTTGTCTCGGACAGCAGAAAATTGAGGGCAAGCGGATTCCGTTTGGTTTTGTTGATCGCACATTACCCCACTTCACGAAAGATGACTACGGCCCTGAAAGTCGTGGGTTTGTTCAGAACTCTTACCTTCGAGGTCTGGCACCACAGGAGTTTTTCTTCCATGCTATGGTTAGTAGAGAAGGTTTGATTGCCACTGCTGTGAAAACTCCGAGACAGCATTCAGCGGAGGCTCGTGAAGGCTATGGAGGACATCATGGTGAAACATGA